Proteins from one Gammaproteobacteria bacterium genomic window:
- a CDS encoding MerR family transcriptional regulator — protein MNPTTRQKVPTTKPNRLFRGTGWDISVAEYVSKTRSEFQRVSDLVNKKIHTVKDSGATYRVINHWAEAGLIEDKSRKTSEGWRRLSFLDLVWIKVLADLRKFGVPLESLKIARRAIFEVPGKPSVTRPEFEYAVTHCLAIDPARFLLVSFSDGWAEVIDQTNFELCMSSGHLNTKSYLVIDLNQCCKAVLPNMRLPQFRVKHELTDKELSIIESVRSGRYDVVEIHGSDGKIERIKCRSRKGRAASKLDQLARSMEFGEFTVKVQKGKAVLTEVIESIKA, from the coding sequence ATATCAGCGTAGCGGAGTACGTCTCCAAGACACGATCCGAATTTCAGCGGGTCAGCGACCTTGTAAACAAGAAGATCCACACCGTGAAGGACTCTGGGGCCACCTATCGGGTGATAAACCACTGGGCGGAAGCTGGTCTGATCGAAGACAAGTCTAGAAAGACCAGCGAGGGCTGGAGACGGCTCAGTTTCTTGGACCTGGTCTGGATAAAGGTTCTGGCAGATCTGAGAAAGTTTGGTGTGCCGCTGGAATCATTGAAGATCGCGCGCCGCGCAATTTTTGAGGTTCCCGGCAAACCGTCGGTCACAAGGCCCGAGTTTGAATATGCAGTCACACACTGCTTGGCGATAGATCCTGCGCGATTTCTGCTTGTTAGCTTCAGCGATGGATGGGCGGAGGTCATTGACCAAACCAACTTTGAGCTTTGTATGTCATCGGGACACCTCAACACGAAGTCGTACCTGGTTATTGATCTAAACCAATGCTGTAAGGCTGTACTGCCGAATATGCGACTCCCACAATTTCGCGTAAAACACGAGCTGACAGATAAAGAGCTTTCGATAATCGAATCTGTGCGATCAGGGCGGTATGACGTCGTCGAAATACACGGTTCAGACGGAAAGATTGAGCGAATCAAGTGTAGATCAAGAAAAGGCAGGGCCGCGTCCAAGCTTGACCAGCTGGCGCGGAGTATGGAGTTCGGTGAGTTCACAGTGAAAGTCCAGAAAGGTAAGGCCGTTCTAACAGAAGTTATAGAGTCGATAAAGGCTTAA